DNA from Asticcacaulis excentricus:
CGACCATGGTGATGGGCACGACCGTATCGGCTCAGGCCTTGCCTGACCATCTGGCCAAGATGGACAAGGATGGCGATGGCAAGCTGAGCCCCGAAGAATGGGTGCGTGACAAGCCGTCCCTGTTCAAACGCATCGACGCCAATGGCGACAAGGCCCTGAGCAAGGATGAGATCGAAAAATTTTACGTGGCCATAGCGCCGGCCGACGACCCCAAGACGATCAAGCGTATCGCTGATGTCTTGTCAGCAGATGCCAATGCGGACGGCAAGGTGACACTTGAGGAACTCACCGCCTATAATCTGGCGGGGTTCAAGAAGCGCGACAAAAACGCCGACGGGTTTATTACCGGCGCTGATCTGTAATTTTAAGGGGCCTTTTCCGACAAAATCGGAAAAGGCCTTGCTTTATGCCACAACCGGAAGGCCCGCGGCGATCCAGCCATTGATGCCGGGGGCCAGATGCGCGTCGGCAGTGAGACCGAACGCCTGCGCGGCTTCGATGGCGCGCAGCGACCGCACACCCCCGGCGCACATGAAGATGATCTCCTTGCCGTCCTGGGGCAGTTCGGCCGGATGAAAGGTGGACAGCGGCAGGTTGAGACTGCCGGGCACGCGCACGCGCTCATACTCATACACTTCGCGTACATCGATCAGGTGGATCGCACCGCTGTCGAGGGCGGCCTGAACTTCGGCGGGCGTAAGATTGCGAACGGACATGCGTGTGCCTTTAATGCGTTGCGGGTGTGAAGGTCATACAATCCCGGCACGATCGTCGCAATCGCCAAATATCCATAAAAAAAATGTGGTTATTTGTCGCGCGGCGTCTGGTCCCTGAGGCAGGCTGACGCGCGGCGGAATGCGCAGGTCACAGACGCGCGGCGGGCGGCTAAACCCACCTTCGAAGCGAAACGCACGAAGAGGAGTATTCGCCATGAAAATCGCTTATCTGATCGGTGCCAGCCTGCTGGTTATGGGCCTTGCCAACGGCGCTTCGGCGCAGGAGTTCAAGCCCAAGGCCAAGGGGCAGTTCATCGTCGCCACCCGCATCACCAGCGTCGCCCCGGACGAAAAGGGCGACATCAAGACAGCCGCCGGCGTCGATAGCGGTCTGGATGTCAAGGTTAAGGACGACACCATCCCCAGCCTCGGCTTCACCTATTTCTTCACTGACCATATCGCCGTTGAGGCTATTCTGGGCACGTCCAAGCACGAAGTGCGCGCCGTGGGCGGCACGACCGATGTGAAGGTGCATACGACGCACGTCCTGCCGCCGGTCATTGCGGCTCAGTATCACTTCAACCCCAAGGGCCGCGTCAGCCCCTATGTGGGTGCGGGCGTCAACGCCATGATCTTCTACAACAGCAAGGACTATAACGGCTTCAAGGTGAAGCTGGATGATGGTCTGGGCTATGCGCTTCAGGGTGGTGTCGATATCGCCCTGAAAGGCAACTGGTCGCTGAACGCCGACGTGAAAAAGGTATGGTTCAACACCGATGCCAAGATCAATGACGGCGCGCTGAAGTCCAAGGTCGATCTCGACCCGGTCGTCGCCTCGGTCGGTCTGGCCTACCGTTTTTAGAATCTGGGACGCGGGGCTCGGTCTCCTCGGAGCGCACCCCGTGCTCAGGTAGCGGCGGACAGCCTTGCGGGTTGTGCTGTCCGCCGTTATTTTTCGTATGCGTAATTTAAGAGGCGACGTCGTTCCCTGTGAATGGCGTCGTTTTTTTATGGGCCGCGTCGGAGGCGCCGGCTGCAATCGATACCGCGCGCAAACTATCTGGTAGCGCTATCATTACCCCCTTTCCAAGCCCCGGTATATCGGTTATGCAAGTCGTCAATAAAGAGCGGCCGGCGGGGCGGAATCCTTGTGCGACGCAATAAATATAGCCGTGGTGTGGAACGTGTGCGGTCACACAAAACGGTCAATCAGAAATGTGAAACGGGATGCGTCCCGTGACGACCACAGGGAGACAAGTCATGACCTTGCAACTGAACCGACGCCATTTTGCTGCCGGTGTGAGCGCTACCGCTCTGGCGGTTTCGGCCGCTTCGCACGCCGCGACGGACAAGCCGCTGTATAAGGACGCCTCGGCCCCGGTCGAAGCCCGCACCACGGACCTGCTCAAGCGCATGACGCTGGAGGAAAAGGTCGCCCAGATGATGTGCATCTGGCTGCAGAAGGGTAAGATCCAGACCGAAAAGGGCGACTTCGACCCCAAAAAGGCCAGCGAAGCCTTCCCCAACGGCCTGGGCATGATTGCGCGCCCAAGCGACCGCCGCGGTGTTGAGGTGAAACAAACCAATGCCGGTGCCGATGTCGGCGTCATCAACCGCAATCCGCTGGAAACCGCCACCTATGTCAATGCCGCTCAGAAGTGGGCCGTGGAAAAGACCCGTCTCGGCATCCCGATGTTCATGCACGAGGAAAGCCTGCACGGCTATGTGGCGCGTGACTCCACCTCCTTCCCGCAGGCCATTGGTCTGGCGTCGAGCTTCGATCCGCAACTGGTTGAGAAGGTGTTCTCCGTCTGCGCTAAGGAAATGCGCGCGCGCGGAGCCAATCTGGCGCTGGCACCGGTGGTCGATGTCTGCCGCGAACCGCGCTGGGGGCGTGTTGAAGAAACCTATGGCGAAGACACGCACCTGATGGGTGTGATGGGTAAGGCGGCGGTGCTGGGCTTCTCCGGTACGGACCGCAAGCTGGCCAAGGACAAGGTGTTTGCCACGCTCAAGCACATGACCGGCCACGGTCAGCCGGAAAACGGCACCAATGTCGGCCCGGCGCCGATTTCCGAGCGCACCCTGCGCGAAGTCTTCTTCCCGCCGTTTGAAAAGATCGTCAAGGAAACCCCCATCGCGGCGGTCATGCCGTCTTATAACGAAATCGATGGCGTGCCGTCGCACGCCAACAAGTGGCTGCTCGACACCGTATTGCGCGGTGAGTGGGGCTTCAAGGGCGTGCTGGTGTCCGACTATTTCGCCATCAAGGAAATGATCAGCCGTCACCATCTGGTGCCGGACATGACCGAGGCCGCCTATCGCGCCGTCAAGGCCGGGGTGGATATCGAGACGCCGGACGGCGAAGCCTATCCGAACCTGATCAAGCTGGTGCAATCCGGTCGCGTCTCGGAAGCCGAGATCGACGCCATCGTCCACCGTATTCTGGAGCTGAAATTCCTCGGTGGCCTGTTCGAAAACCCCTATGTCGATGCCAAGCAGGCCGACAAGCTGACGGCGACGCCCGATGCCATCGCTCTGGCCCGCGAAGCCGCTGTGCGTTCGGCGGTGCTACTGAAGAACAACGGCGTACTGCCGCTTGACGGCAAAAAGGTCGGCAAGCTGTTGCTGCTCGGCACGCACGCCAAGGACACGCCCATCGGCGGCTATTCGGAAGTCCCGCGTCACGTCGTCTCCATCCACGAAGGGCTGGAGAAAGAAGCCAGGGCGCAGGGCTTCACGCTGGAATATCGTGAGGCCATCCGTCTGACCGAAAAGCGCGACTGGGCGGCGGATGAGGTGAAGTTCGTCGATAAGGCGGTCAATGCGAAGCTAATCGCCGAGGCGGTTGAGGCAGCCAAATCTGCCGACACCATCGTCATGGTGCTGGGCGACAATGAGCAGACCTCGCGCGAAGCCTGGGCCGATAACCACCTCGGTGACCGCGAATCGCTGGACCTGATCGGACAGCAGAACGATCTGGCGGCCGCCATTTTTGCGCTGAAAAAACCGACCGTGGTCTTCCTGCTCAATGGCCGTCCGCTGTCGATCAACCTGCTTCAGGATAAGGCCGACGCCATTATCGAAGGCTGGTATCTGGGGCAGGAGACGGGCCACGCGGCCGCCGACCTGCTGTTCGGGCGCGCCAATCCGGGCGGCAAGCTGCCCATCACCTTCGCGCGTAGCGTCGGTCAGTTGCCGGTCTTCTATAACCACAAGCCGACGGCACGTCGCGGCTATCTGGATGGTGACGTCACGCCTCTCTATCCGTTCGGTTTCGGCCTCAGCTACACCACCTTCGACATCTCGGCCCCGCGCCTGTCGAAGGCTACCATTGCCGCCAGCGAAAGCCTGACCGTTTCGGTCGATGTGACCAATACGGGCAAGCTGAAGGGCGACGAAGTGGTGCAACTCTATATCCGCGACGACTATTCGTCGGTCACGCGCCCGATCAAGGAGCTTAAGGGCTTCAAGCGCGTGACCCTGGAACCGGGCGCGAAGACGACGGTAACGCTGGAGATCACCCCGGCCGATCTCGCCTTCTTCGACACCGATATGAAGCGCGTGGTCGAAGCCGGTACCTTCACCATCATGGTCGGGCCCAACAGCCGTGACCTGAAAACGACTACCCTGACCGTGGCGTGACGGTCGGGTCTGGCGGATGCCGCCCGGTTGCGGTATCCGCCATTTTCCTGTTTTGACCTGCGGCTTGATAGGGCCGGGGCCTTCTGCTAGAGCGGCTTTCGGATGAAGGTCGCTCTGACTGCTTTTAAGCAGACGAGCGGCGAATAATGGAGTTTCCTCTTGACCACCCTGACCGTCGCTGAAGCGCTCGAAAACGTCTACACCTCGCTGATCGACGACAATGCGCAACTGGACACGCATATTGCGGCGCTGAAGGCCGCTCTGGCGGCTGAGGGTCAAAAAGAGGCGGTCGTGGAGCCGTCGCGACTGGCGCAGAACAACCGCGCGGGTCGCAAGCTGATGCAGTCCTATTTCAAGAAGCGCGGTGTCACCGTGACCTTTAAGGAACAGGCCTAAGTTTTTGAGAAGCATTCGCGGGCCCCGCATTGCGAGTGACTTGCAATTGAATGTGAGTGATGCTATCTGAGACGCATTCTCAGATTTGGCTCGGTATGCCGGACTCACAGGTTCCCTCGTGTACGTTTGCAATTGTAACGCTATCCGCGAAAGAGACGCGCAAAAGGCCATTTTATCGGGGGCAACCACGGTAAAAGCCGTCTTCAACCATTGCCAGACCCGCCCGCAATGCGCCAAATGCGTCTGCGACATCCGGCAGATGATCGAAGACGTCAGCGCCACCGTGCGACTGGCGGCTGAATAGACGGCGCTTTCGGTCCTGCCGCCACCGTCAACCTCAGGAGTGCGGCCATGCAGGGCAACCCGGCGATTATCAAGCTTCTCAACACCGTCCTCACCAATGAGCTGACGGCCATCAACCAGTACTTTCTCCATTCGCGTATGCTGGAAAACTGGGGCCTGACGCATCTGGGCCGCATCGTCTACCAGGAATCCATCGAGGAGATGAAGCACGCTGATCTGCTGATCAAGCGCATCTTCTTTCTGGAGGGGCTGCCCAATCTTCAGGACCTGCACAAGCTGAAGATCGGTGAAACCATCACCGAGTGTCTGACCGCGGATCTGTCGGTGGAAACGCGCGGTCACGGCGTGCTGGTTGCCGGGATCAAGCAGTGCGAAGACGTACAGGACTACGTCAGCCGTGATCTGCTGCGTCAGATTTTGGCGGATACCGAACACCATATCGACTGGCTGGAAACGCAGATTGGTCTGATCCGTCTGATGGGTGAACCCAACTACCTGCAAAGCGCCATGAAGGAAATCGAAGGCGAAGCCTGATCAGCCCTTTGTCTCTTGTTGGGCTTTTGTCCTGCAAGAGGCTTCACAGGGCGGGGAAACCGCTTTAGGTTTTCTCAGACTGAAACGAGTTCATCCGGGTAGCCTATTGGCGCGTGACCATTCCAAAATGAGTTTCGACCGGCGCGGTATGATGCGTCTGGGGTTGGGTGCGTCGGCTCTGGCCGTCACGGGGCTTACCGCCTGTGGCCGCAAGAGCGAGTCCGCAGCGACCAATGGCGCGGCGCAGGAGGGCACTCTGCCGTGGGCCGTGGGGGGCAAGTGGCGCAACGACATCGACCGTCAACGGGACAAGTTCCGCCACCCCATTGAAACGCTGGAATTTTTCGAGATCAAACCGCGCGATACGGTCATCGATATGTGGCCCGGTGCTGGCTATATGACCGACATTCTGGCACCGTGGCTGGCGCGCGGCAAAGGACGCTATGTCGCCGCCCTGATCGAGAACGAGGCGACGGCCCCCGAAGCGGCCACCCTGACCGCCGAATATCGCCGCCGCTTTACCGCCGATCCCAAGCTCTATGGCGAACTGGGCTTTTCGGCCTTCGGGCCGCAGACCGGGGCGCTGGCCGATGCGGAAAGCGTCGATTCGGTTCTGTTCCTGCTGGTGCTGCACGACTGGATGGCGGCAGGCCTGGCCGAAAAGGCCTTCGCCGATGCCTTTGCGGCGCTCAAACCCGGCGGTCTGCTGGGCATTGAGCAGCATCGCGCCGATGTCGGCAATGCGCAGGACCCGGCAGCGACCAATGGCTATGTGCAGGAACCCTTCGTCAAGCAACTGGCGGCTGAGGCCGGTTTTGAGTTCCTTGAGGCGTCGGAAATCAACGCCAACCCCAAGGATAATAAGGCGCATCCGTTCGGTGTGTGGACCCTGCCGCCCTATCGTTTGACGGCCCCCAGAGGAGAGCCGCCAAATCCGGATTTTGATGGTACACTGTATGAATCCATCGGCGAAAGCGACCGGATGACGTTGAAATTCCGCAAGCCTGCCTGATAACCCTGTTTGAGACTGCACCCGTGACACGCATCGCTTCCCTGTCCACCGCGGCCCCGCTGATGGCGATACCGGAATACCGGCCGCCCGAAGGGGGCGTGGGTGAATGGTTTCGCGGAGCGGGGGGGCTGCGTCTGCGACTGGGCTTCTGGCATCCGAAGGGACCGGCGCGCGGCACCGTCTTCGTCAGCCCCGGTCGGGCCGAACCGATCGAGAAATATTACGAGGTCGTCGCCGATCTGCTGGAACGCCGTTTCTGCGTTGTCGTACACGACTGGCGCGGGCAGGGCCTGTCGGCGCGTTTGCTGCCGGATCGTCTGAAGGGGCACGCGCGTTCCGAAGACGAGTTTCTTGATGATTATCAACGCCTGCTCGACGGCTTTGAGGACCGGGCGCCCAAGCCGTGGGTGATGCTGGGCCATTCGATGGGGGCAGCGCTCAATCTGGCGACCCTGACGCGCGGTGAGGAGCGTTTCAGCGCCGCCGTCTTCATCAATCCGATGCTGCGCATCAAGACGGGCAAGCATTCCCTGTGGTCGGTGATGTTCCAGACCGACTGGAAGGTCAAACACGGTCAGGCCAGCGAGTACGTGCCGGAACTGTTTGACGATCCGTTTGAGCACACCTTCGAAGACGACGCCCTGACCCACGATGCGGCGCGCTATAATCTGTGGCGCGAGCAACTGTTTGCCTGCCCGCATCTGGCGGTGGGGACGCCGACCTGGGGCTGGCTTTTGTTTGCGCTGCGCATCGGGGACACCCTGCTCAAGGACAAGGGCAAGGTGCTGAAAAAGGTGCGCACGCCGGTGTCGGTGGTGATCTCCAGCGACGATAGCCTGATGATGAAGCAGCCGACCAAGGCCTTCGTCAAGAAACTGGCCAAGGGGCGCTGCGTCGAAATCGCCGGTGCCGATCATGAAATCCTGATGGAGATGGACGAATATCGCCGTGTCTTCTGGGCCGAGTTCGACGAGCAGATCAGCTTCAACCTGCCGGCGGAGGCCCTGCCGAGCGCGCCGGTCGAGTCATCCCTGGCGCAGGTGACGGTAGCCGAGATCGAGGTCAGCGAACCCGTCGTGCCCGCCGCTACCGAGGTGTTCGATTCGCACGTCCCTGCTGAGGCGGTGGAGACGGTGGTTGTCGCGGAGCCAGCGGAGACGGAAGTGCGTCCGGCAACGGGGCAGCCGATCTTCTTTTCTTATGAATTGAACGACATCCCCGTCTATGCGCCGCAACCGCCGCCGGAACGTCTGTCGGTGCCGGAAGGCCTGCGCGCGAAACGGGATGAGGTCGAGGTCGCGGACTGGGAAGAGACCCCAGCAGAAACCGCCGAAGGAACGTCAGCCGACGTTAGCGCCAAACCGTAATCAGTGCGCCTCGGCGGCCTTTGCGGCGGGGGACAGGAGGCCGACGGCGGCTTCAAGCACGGCGCGTGAACCGGCGGCCATGACCTGACCACCATAAGGACCAACGGGCGCACCCGCCCAGTCGGTCACCACGCCCCCGGCGTTTTCGATCACCGGAATGATGGCGTCGATGTCCCAGGCCTTGAGCCCGGTTTCCAGCGCACCGTCCATCGTGCCCTGCGCCACCATGGCAAAGGCATAGGCGTCGCAGCCATAGCGCATCAGCTTGGCCGCCTTACGCAGAGCGGTAAAGGCGGGGTCTTCGGCGTTCGAATACAGGTGTGGGTCGGTGGTGGCCAGCACGGCCTGACTCAGTGACGCGCAGTCGCGCACCCGCAGCGGCGTCGATCCCGAGGGGGTGATCAGGCGCGAACCGAGGGGCGAACCGAGGAAGATTTCCTTAAGGAAAGGCTGGGCGATGACGCCCATAATCGGGCGACCCTTGTGGCGCAGACCGATCAGGGTGGTCCACAGCGGCAGACCGGAGATAAAGGCGCGCGTGCCGTCGATGGGGTCCAGCACCCACACATAGTCGGCTTCGGCGCGCACCGTGCCGTATTCTTCGCCAATAATGCCGTGATCGGGATATTCGGCCTCGATCAGGGCGCGGATGGCGCGTTCGGCCCCCTTGTCGGCTTCGGTGACCGGGTCAAAGCCGCTTGAATGGCCGGGCTTGCTCACCTCACCCAGTTCGACGGAACGGAACAGCGGCAGGGCTACGCCCGCCGCTGCCTCCGCCAGACGAAGGATAAAGGCTTCCAGAGTTTCGAGTTCGGCTGAGGACGCCATAGACCACCTTGCGCAGATTCAATCGGTCGCATGTGTAGGCGTCCGCCGGGCGGAACTCAAGACGGAAGACGGATCAGGCCGCGGTTTCGGTTTCGGTGTTCAGCGACTTGGCCAGATCGAGCAGACGGCGGCGCGGACGCTCCGACAGGCGGTAATAGGCCTGAATGAGGTCCAGCGTTTCCTTGCGCGAAAACACCTCGATGCCTTCGTTCTGCACGGCGGCCACTTCGGTCGTGTTGTCTTCGAGGCCGTCGTAGAAATAGGTGACCGGGGTTTCCAGCGCCTTGGCGAGCTGGAACAGGCGGGCGGCGGAGATGCGGTTGGCCCCGCACTCATACTTCTGGATTTGCTGGAAGCGGATGCCGACGGCCAGGGCCAGTTGCTGCTGGGTCAGGCCCAGCAGGCGGCGGCGGCGGCGCAGTCGCTTGCCCAGGTGCAGGTCGATATCGTTAGCCATGTGAGTTATCCCTCGTTCTATCTGTAAGCGTGCCGTTCCGGGACGGTTCGCCTGTGAGGGTTCAAATGGCGTGCCAGCGTTATGGGCGCGTTACGAGGCTTTTGAGTCGCCTTTCGGCACAGGTAACACCACCGTCTTCAAGGCCTTTGCGGGATCGAGATAGCGTTTGGCGAGGTCCTGAAGGTCGGCGGGGGTGAGGTTGTTCAGCAGCGCCTGGCGTTTCAGCACATAGTCGCGCTGACCGGCATTGGTGTCGATGCCGGACAGGGCCGCCAGCCAGTAGCCGTTATTGCGATCCTCTTCGGCCATGCGGCGCAGCAGCGACTGACGCCCGCGCAGCAGTTCATCGTCGGTCACCGGCGCGCTTTTCAACCCGTCGATCAGGCTGAGGAAGCCGGTATAGAAGCTGCTTTCAGCCCCCGGATAGAGTTGCACCGTGGCCGACAGATAGCCGAAGCCTTTAAATCCTGTGGAGGGTACATGCCGCGCCAGTGGCACATAGGTGGTGCCGGTTTCGGCGCGCCCGGCCTCATAATGGCGCAGGCTCAGGACCTCAGCCAGCAGGTCGAGACCCAGACCGGTCTTCGGGTCGCTGTAGCGGTCAGTGGTGGGGAAGGCGATCATCATCAGTGCCTGTTCAGGGCTGCCCTGATGATAGAGGGTCTTGTAGAGGCTTGCGGTCGGGAAGCGGGCCGTCTCGCCGCCATCGGGGGCTGGGGTGTAGCGGGCGGGCAGGGGCGGCAGGACACCAAAGGTGGCATCCAGTGCCGGGCGCGCCTGTTCCGGCGTGATGTCGCCGACGATGACGATTTCCAGCGGCGTGTCGCGCAGCGAATTGCGGATCAGCGCGGCGATACGGTCATTGCTGAGGCTCAGCATGTCGGCCTGAGACAGCGGCGTCAGGCGGGCATCGCCATCATAGACCAAACGCGGCAGGTGCATGGCCATGACCCCGGACGGGTTCGTCGAGGCGAAGGTATAGTAGGCGGGCATGGAATGGCGCAGACGCTCCAGATAGGCCGGATCGAAGGCGGCATCGGAATAGAAGGCGCGCAGCAACTGCATTTCGCGCGCAAAATCGTGCGGCGTGCTTTGCCCCATCAGAACGGCCGCGTCTTCGGTCAGGCGATAGGCGAGGTCGAAATTCATGCCCGCCAGTGATTCTTCGATCTCGCTGGCCGACATGTTTTTCAGGCCACCCTGAAAAATATCGTAGAAGTTCAGAGCGAAGGCCGCATCCGGTGTTTTGGGTGACAAACGTTTCAACCCGCCCAGAGCGCGCACGCTGACCATCACCGACCCGGCTTGTAGCTTCGACGGCTTGATCGTCACCTTCACGCCGTTCGCATAGGTCAGGCGCGTCGTGCCCAGCGCCGCGTCCTGTTCGGTGCGGACCGGCGCGACCGGTGCGCCGAAATCGGCATAGGCCCAGACCTTGGCCGTTTCGGACGCCGGCGCGGCGACGGGCGCCTTTTCTAGCGCCGCATAGGTCTTTTCGAGGGCTGAGGCATCCAGCCCGGCCACCGGGGCGGGGCCGCTGACCGATATCAGCGGACCATCGCGCTGCATCAGGGCCTTCATGTAGCTGTTGACCGCTTCTCGCGACAGTTCGGGCTTGAGGTCCAGATAGAATTGCAGGTCCTGCGCCGGGGAATTGATCACGTAGCGGTCGTCTATGGACCCTGCGATCATGTCGGCGATCCACTCGTTCGAGCGCGTGGCGGCGCTATCGGCGCGCTGACGCAGCCCGGCTTCATAATCGGCGGCGGCACGCGCAAATTCAGCGTCGCTGAAGCCGTATTCGCCGACCTGCCGCGCCAAAGTCAGGGCCTCGTTAAGGGCCTTTTGCGTTTCACCGGGCTTGGGCATGACCATCAGGCTGAGGCTTTCGCCGGTGCGCTGAAAGGACTGACGGTTGAGACCTGCGCGGGCAAAGGCACTGTCCGGGCGGGCGGCGACGCGCTCCAGCCGGTTATCGAGCGCCGCCAGCGCCAGATGCTCACGCATCATATCACGCACCGCCTCGCGGTTCTGAAAGCGCGTTTCGGCGGGTTTGAGCCAGGCGATGTCAATGATCTCCGGCAGGCCGGGCTCAAAATAGGTCGTGCCGCGCGGCCCTTTGGGTGTGTAGGCGCCGGCATCGCGCACCGCGGGGACCGGAGTCCTGGCTTTCCACGCACCGAACGTCTTTTCGATACGCTTTTCCAGCGCGGCGGCGTCGATGTCGCCCACAATGATCAGGGTGGCGCGCTCAGGGCGGTAATAGGTGTCGTAGAAGCGGCGGACCTGTTCACGAGGCGTATAGAGTACGATGTCGCGCAGACCTTTTTGTGGTCGTTCCGGCAGGAGCTGACCGGCAAAGGCGGTGCGCAGCCACTCGTCATAGCGACGCTGCACCGGCTGATCGGTATTATTAAGTTGCGTGACCACCAGCGCGCGGTCGCGCTGATCGGCCGTTTCGGGGAAGGTCAAACCGAAGGCCATGTCCGACATCACATTGAAACCGGTATCCAGCGTCGCCCCATCATTGCGCGGCAGGGCGATCTGATAGCTGGTTTCGCCTTCCTCGGTCAGGGTCTGCTGACCCGCCCCCATCTGGATACCCTGACGCTCAAGCTGCCGGAACAGGTCGCCGTCGGGATAGTGGGTCGAGCCGGAAAAGGCCATGAAGGTGATGAGGTAGGAAATGCCACTTTCTTCGTCGGCTTCGTCCAGCGGCCCGGCCCCGATGCGCAGACGCATCACCACCTTGCCCGGCTGAGCGGCGTTGGGATAGAGGACATAGGTCATGCCGTTGGACAGGCGGCCAAAGCGCGCCTGCGGATCGACGGGCAGGTCGGAATAGAGATGGGCGAACTGTGCACCCGGCGCTCCGGCTTTCAGAGGCTCGGCCATCGCCGCGCCGCTCAGTCCAACCGCCAGCATTACGCTTAATGCCAAAGCCTTCAGTGTCATCCGTCGCTCCTCTATACGCGGATGACCTTATCAGGCTTTGGGGCCTTTTGAAGACGGTACGCGCTTAAGATGAGGGAGAAGGGGTCGGTTTTAGCCGGGGTTGGCAGGGCACCATTTTGAAAGGGACATTGCGCGCTTCGCAGGCGGCGCGAGTCAAGGGTTGATGGTAGGTCAGCGGGGCGATCCACATAAAGCCCGCTGCGGCCCCGATACAGACAACCCCCAGCACGTAGTCTTTATGCTTTTCGATCCAGGCAAAGCGGCTTTTCAGCACCTGATAAAGCAGGGGCAAAAGCATGAAGCTGAGCAGCAGGCCCGCAAAATAGTGGTAGATATACATGACCCGCTGCGTGCCAAGCCAGATGTGGATCAGCATAAACACGACCCACATGCCGACAATGGCGGCCGCCATATCCATATCGTGCGTATCAAGCCATGGCTTTTTCTGGAAGGCGCGCTGGGCCAGAAGCACCAGCGTGCCCAACAGCGCCAGCCCGCCCAGCGTCCAGTTGAACAGGTTGCCTGCCATCTGCACATAGCTGGTGCGGCCATTATGGGCGTCCCAGCGATAGGTGATGTTCTTGTGCATCAGCGGCCACAGGGCCGGATTGGACCCGTTCTTTTCCGTTTTGACAATGCCGGTGAAGTCATTGTTCATGAAGCGGAAATAGCCATTGGTGGCATCGTATAACACCTGCGGTGTCAGGGGGCCGCGCTGTTCAAGCCACGCCTTGTAAGGCTCGGTGATGAAGGGGGCGTCCTTACGCCCGGCATCGCTTTTGAAATCCGGTGCCACCGGGTTGAGCACGGTGTGCAGCACAAAGATCGACACCATGATGGCGGTAAAGCTGGCGGAAACGGCCACGGCCTTGGCGGCGATATGGCCGATCGTGCGGTCCATCGGCCAGCGGCTGCGCATCAGGTCGCGCAGGGCGGTAAAGGCCGGAAGCGCCAGCAGCACGATCGTATTGACCTTGACCATAAAGCTCAGGCCGATCAGCGCGCCGAACAGGGCGGCGTGCTTCCAACTGTCCTTTTGCGGGTCACAGAAGGCGCGCAACCACACCAGTATGCCCCCCAGCGCAAAGGTAATCTGGAACGGATCGAGATGCCCGGCGCGGAAATGCACAATCAGCGCGTTTTCAAACACGTAGAGCAGGCTGAATATGGCGGCGGAAAAGGCTTCGCGCGTTATGGTCAGGCAGATCAGATAGAACAGAACCGCCCCGGCCGCCCCGAACAGGCCCCCCATCAGGCGCACGCCGGTAAAGCTGTAGCCTTTGGGGATTTTGCGGGTGTCGGTCTTTTTGACCTCGGCCAGAAAACGGCTATCGGCCTTTTTGGCGTCTCCGACAAGGTCGCGGCCGACCTTCATCAGCATGAAGCCCAGAGGCGGGTGCGAGGCGTAGGAGGCAATATGGCCTTCGTAGCGTTCCAGCGCCGTGACGTAGTAGCTTTCGTCCCAGAAGGCACTGGGCGGATCATTGAGATCGCGCGCAAAGTTGA
Protein-coding regions in this window:
- a CDS encoding alpha/beta hydrolase, encoding MTRIASLSTAAPLMAIPEYRPPEGGVGEWFRGAGGLRLRLGFWHPKGPARGTVFVSPGRAEPIEKYYEVVADLLERRFCVVVHDWRGQGLSARLLPDRLKGHARSEDEFLDDYQRLLDGFEDRAPKPWVMLGHSMGAALNLATLTRGEERFSAAVFINPMLRIKTGKHSLWSVMFQTDWKVKHGQASEYVPELFDDPFEHTFEDDALTHDAARYNLWREQLFACPHLAVGTPTWGWLLFALRIGDTLLKDKGKVLKKVRTPVSVVISSDDSLMMKQPTKAFVKKLAKGRCVEIAGADHEILMEMDEYRRVFWAEFDEQISFNLPAEALPSAPVESSLAQVTVAEIEVSEPVVPAATEVFDSHVPAEAVETVVVAEPAETEVRPATGQPIFFSYELNDIPVYAPQPPPERLSVPEGLRAKRDEVEVADWEETPAETAEGTSADVSAKP
- a CDS encoding helix-turn-helix domain-containing protein, with amino-acid sequence MTHMANDIDLHLGKRLRRRRRLLGLTQQQLALAVGIRFQQIQKYECGANRISAARLFQLAKALETPVTYFYDGLEDNTTEVAAVQNEGIEVFSRKETLDLIQAYYRLSERPRRRLLDLAKSLNTETETAA
- the hisN gene encoding histidinol-phosphatase, yielding MASSAELETLEAFILRLAEAAAGVALPLFRSVELGEVSKPGHSSGFDPVTEADKGAERAIRALIEAEYPDHGIIGEEYGTVRAEADYVWVLDPIDGTRAFISGLPLWTTLIGLRHKGRPIMGVIAQPFLKEIFLGSPLGSRLITPSGSTPLRVRDCASLSQAVLATTDPHLYSNAEDPAFTALRKAAKLMRYGCDAYAFAMVAQGTMDGALETGLKAWDIDAIIPVIENAGGVVTDWAGAPVGPYGGQVMAAGSRAVLEAAVGLLSPAAKAAEAH
- a CDS encoding M16 family metallopeptidase produces the protein MTLKALALSVMLAVGLSGAAMAEPLKAGAPGAQFAHLYSDLPVDPQARFGRLSNGMTYVLYPNAAQPGKVVMRLRIGAGPLDEADEESGISYLITFMAFSGSTHYPDGDLFRQLERQGIQMGAGQQTLTEEGETSYQIALPRNDGATLDTGFNVMSDMAFGLTFPETADQRDRALVVTQLNNTDQPVQRRYDEWLRTAFAGQLLPERPQKGLRDIVLYTPREQVRRFYDTYYRPERATLIIVGDIDAAALEKRIEKTFGAWKARTPVPAVRDAGAYTPKGPRGTTYFEPGLPEIIDIAWLKPAETRFQNREAVRDMMREHLALAALDNRLERVAARPDSAFARAGLNRQSFQRTGESLSLMVMPKPGETQKALNEALTLARQVGEYGFSDAEFARAAADYEAGLRQRADSAATRSNEWIADMIAGSIDDRYVINSPAQDLQFYLDLKPELSREAVNSYMKALMQRDGPLISVSGPAPVAGLDASALEKTYAALEKAPVAAPASETAKVWAYADFGAPVAPVRTEQDAALGTTRLTYANGVKVTIKPSKLQAGSVMVSVRALGGLKRLSPKTPDAAFALNFYDIFQGGLKNMSASEIEESLAGMNFDLAYRLTEDAAVLMGQSTPHDFAREMQLLRAFYSDAAFDPAYLERLRHSMPAYYTFASTNPSGVMAMHLPRLVYDGDARLTPLSQADMLSLSNDRIAALIRNSLRDTPLEIVIVGDITPEQARPALDATFGVLPPLPARYTPAPDGGETARFPTASLYKTLYHQGSPEQALMMIAFPTTDRYSDPKTGLGLDLLAEVLSLRHYEAGRAETGTTYVPLARHVPSTGFKGFGYLSATVQLYPGAESSFYTGFLSLIDGLKSAPVTDDELLRGRQSLLRRMAEEDRNNGYWLAALSGIDTNAGQRDYVLKRQALLNNLTPADLQDLAKRYLDPAKALKTVVLPVPKGDSKAS